A single region of the Bacteroides luhongzhouii genome encodes:
- a CDS encoding DNA-binding protein produces the protein MSIQYDLYDTPDIQQTGDAQPLHPRVVFKGTVDQEEFLDRVHKFTGISRSLLAGAMQSFQNELRDLIANGWIVELGDIGYFSVSLKGPRVMKKKDVHAQSIELKNVNFRASSQFKKEVGQQMRLERGESMTRHHGKGRSEEECLTIINQHLNKYPCLTRTDYCRLTGHDKKRALKELNTFIEHGVLIRYGAGKQVVYAKKTEE, from the coding sequence ATGAGTATACAATATGACCTTTACGACACGCCTGACATTCAACAAACAGGCGATGCACAACCGCTTCATCCCCGCGTAGTATTCAAAGGAACCGTCGATCAGGAAGAATTTCTAGACCGTGTACACAAATTCACAGGAATAAGCCGCAGTTTACTGGCAGGCGCCATGCAGTCTTTCCAAAACGAGTTGAGAGATTTGATTGCCAACGGATGGATTGTGGAACTGGGAGATATCGGATATTTTTCTGTGTCTTTGAAGGGACCTCGCGTGATGAAGAAAAAAGATGTACATGCACAATCCATAGAACTGAAGAATGTCAATTTCCGGGCAAGTAGCCAGTTTAAGAAAGAAGTAGGCCAGCAAATGAGACTAGAACGTGGAGAATCGATGACTCGTCACCACGGGAAAGGGCGCAGTGAAGAAGAATGTTTGACAATAATCAACCAGCATCTGAACAAATATCCCTGCCTAACCCGCACCGACTATTGCCGATTGACAGGGCACGACAAGAAACGTGCTTTGAAAGAACTGAATACTTTTATCGAACACGGTGTGCTGATTCGTTACGGAGCAGGCAAACAGGTAGTATATGCGAAAAAGACAGAAGAGTAA
- a CDS encoding Ig-like domain-containing protein, with amino-acid sequence MLQFENQKIKQIVRKVLPVVTLGAMLYSCASIGRPDGGPYDETPPRFIGSTPEAGALNNKRTKVSLMFDEFIKLEKATEKVVVSPPQIQQPEIKASGKRIQVNLLDSLKPNTTYTIDFSDAIVDNNEGNPLGNFAFTFSTGTEIDTMEVAGTMLDASNLEPIKGMLVGLHSNLNDSAFNKLPFDRVARTDSRGRFSIRGVAPGKYRIYGLMDADQNFAFNQKSEMIAFHDSLIIPRMEERIRMDTAWVDSLTYDTIVEKKYMHYLPDDVILRAFKELNYSQYLIKSERLVPQKFTFYFAGKADTLPVLKGLNFDEKDAFVIEKNQRNDTIHYWVKDSLLFKQDTLAMSLTYLYTDTLNQLVPRTDTLNLVSKQKYKKEEPDKDKKKKKKKKGEEDEPEPTKFLPVNVNAPSSMDVYGYISLNFEEPIASFDTAAIHLRQKVDTLWKDIPFDFEQDSVNLKRFNLYYDWEPTLEYEFSVDSTAFHGIYGLFTDKIKQGFKVRSEDEYFTLHFNVTGADSLAFVELLDAQDKVVRKRRVEEDGMVDFYFLNPGKYAARLINDTNGNGEWDTGDFAKGIQPEAVYYYPTILEYKALWDVTQPWNIHATPVDKQKPDELKKQKPDEDKKKKDRDRNNQNRRR; translated from the coding sequence ATGTTACAATTTGAGAATCAAAAGATAAAACAAATAGTTCGCAAGGTGCTTCCGGTAGTAACGCTGGGGGCGATGTTATATTCCTGTGCCAGTATTGGACGACCGGACGGTGGACCATACGATGAGACGCCGCCTCGTTTCATCGGTAGCACTCCGGAGGCGGGGGCTTTGAATAATAAAAGGACTAAAGTCTCTTTGATGTTCGACGAGTTTATTAAGCTGGAGAAAGCGACCGAAAAAGTCGTTGTTTCCCCTCCCCAGATACAGCAACCGGAAATCAAGGCTTCCGGTAAGAGAATACAAGTCAACCTGCTCGACTCTTTGAAGCCTAATACGACCTATACGATTGATTTCTCGGATGCAATTGTCGACAATAATGAAGGTAACCCGTTAGGTAACTTTGCGTTTACGTTCTCTACCGGTACAGAAATCGATACGATGGAAGTGGCAGGAACGATGCTGGATGCCTCTAACCTGGAACCTATTAAAGGTATGCTAGTCGGACTACATTCCAACCTGAATGATTCGGCTTTCAACAAATTGCCTTTCGACCGTGTGGCACGTACGGACAGCCGTGGACGTTTCTCCATCCGTGGTGTAGCCCCCGGCAAATATCGTATCTATGGATTGATGGATGCCGACCAGAACTTTGCCTTCAACCAGAAAAGTGAAATGATCGCTTTCCACGATTCGTTGATTATCCCCCGCATGGAAGAACGCATCCGCATGGATACGGCTTGGGTGGACTCATTGACTTATGACACGATTGTTGAAAAGAAATATATGCATTATTTGCCGGATGATGTAATCCTCCGTGCTTTTAAAGAGCTCAATTATTCACAATATCTTATCAAGTCGGAAAGACTGGTTCCTCAAAAGTTTACTTTCTATTTTGCCGGTAAGGCGGACACTTTGCCTGTCTTGAAAGGCTTGAACTTCGATGAAAAGGATGCTTTTGTGATCGAAAAGAATCAGCGGAACGATACGATCCATTATTGGGTAAAAGATTCTCTTCTCTTCAAGCAGGATACGCTGGCCATGAGTCTGACTTATCTTTATACGGATACCTTGAATCAGCTTGTACCCCGTACGGATACACTGAACCTCGTTTCAAAGCAGAAATATAAGAAAGAGGAGCCGGATAAGGACAAAAAGAAAAAGAAGAAAAAGAAAGGGGAAGAGGATGAACCCGAACCGACGAAATTCTTGCCGGTGAATGTCAATGCCCCTTCGTCAATGGATGTATATGGATATATTTCTTTGAATTTTGAAGAACCGATAGCCAGTTTCGACACTGCCGCCATACACCTGCGGCAAAAGGTGGATACGCTCTGGAAAGATATACCTTTCGATTTTGAGCAGGATTCAGTGAATCTGAAGAGGTTTAATCTGTATTATGATTGGGAACCGACGCTGGAATATGAATTCTCAGTAGACTCGACTGCCTTCCACGGAATATACGGATTATTTACTGATAAAATAAAACAAGGATTCAAGGTGCGTAGTGAAGATGAATATTTCACGCTTCATTTCAACGTGACGGGAGCGGATTCACTGGCCTTTGTCGAATTGCTTGACGCCCAGGATAAAGTGGTCCGTAAGCGAAGAGTGGAAGAGGACGGAATGGTCGATTTCTATTTCCTGAACCCGGGAAAATATGCAGCCCGACTAATCAATGACACAAATGGAAATGGTGAATGGGACACGGGAGACTTTGCTAAAGGCATCCAGCCGGAGGCTGTTTACTACTATCCAACGATATTGGAATATAAAGCGTTGTGGGATGTGACTCAACCGTGGAATATTCATGCGACTCCTGTGGATAAGCAGAAACCGGACGAACTTAAAAAACAAAAACCAGATGAAGACAAGAAAAAGAAAGATAGGGATCGAAATAATCAGAACCGCCGTCGTTGA
- a CDS encoding DUF3108 domain-containing protein, whose translation MKTRKRKIGIEIIRTAVVDVRRNLIIGLVALLTGIFALPASAQCEAKNDAFQSGEHVMYDLYFNWKFVWVKAGLASLTTNATTYHSQPAYRINLLALGSKRADFFFKMRDTLTCVIGEKLEPRYFRKGAEEGKRYTVDEAWFSYKDGLCLVNQKRTYRDGAFDESEASDSRCIYDMLSILAQARSYDPADYKVGDKIKFPMATGRKVEEQTLIYRGKENVKAENGVTYRCLIFSLVEYDKKGKEKEVITFFVTDDLNHLPVRLDLFLNFGSAKAFLNNVTGNRHPLTSIVK comes from the coding sequence ATGAAGACAAGAAAAAGAAAGATAGGGATCGAAATAATCAGAACCGCCGTCGTTGACGTTCGACGTAACCTTATTATTGGATTGGTGGCATTATTGACCGGAATCTTCGCCCTCCCCGCCAGTGCCCAATGTGAAGCGAAGAATGATGCGTTTCAATCCGGCGAACATGTAATGTATGATTTATACTTCAACTGGAAGTTTGTCTGGGTGAAAGCCGGACTCGCCAGTCTGACAACGAATGCGACCACTTATCATTCGCAACCAGCCTATCGGATCAACCTGCTTGCTTTAGGTAGCAAACGGGCAGACTTCTTTTTCAAGATGCGCGATACGCTGACTTGTGTGATCGGTGAAAAACTGGAACCGCGCTATTTCCGCAAAGGTGCTGAAGAGGGAAAACGTTACACGGTCGATGAGGCTTGGTTTTCTTATAAGGACGGTCTTTGCTTGGTAAATCAGAAGCGTACTTACCGGGATGGAGCGTTTGATGAATCTGAAGCTAGCGATAGCCGTTGTATATACGATATGTTGAGTATTCTGGCGCAGGCACGTTCTTACGACCCTGCAGATTATAAGGTGGGAGATAAAATCAAGTTCCCGATGGCTACGGGCCGTAAAGTGGAAGAGCAAACGCTTATCTACCGTGGAAAAGAAAATGTGAAAGCGGAGAATGGAGTTACTTACCGTTGTCTGATCTTCTCATTGGTAGAATATGATAAGAAAGGAAAAGAAAAGGAGGTGATTACTTTCTTCGTAACGGACGACTTGAACCATCTTCCTGTCCGCCTGGATTTATTCCTGAACTTTGGTTCGGCAAAAGCATTCCTGAATAATGTGACGGGTAACCGGCATCCGCTGACTTCTATCGTTAAATAG
- a CDS encoding PaaI family thioesterase: MTAQEFFKNDLFAENAGVVLLEVRKGYSKAKLEIKSEHLNAGARTQGGAIFTLADLALAAAANSHGTLAFSLSSTITFLRASGPGDTLFAEARERYIGRSTGCYQVDITNQNGELIATFESSVFRKDQKVPFEVQE; this comes from the coding sequence ATGACCGCACAAGAGTTTTTTAAGAACGATCTGTTTGCCGAAAATGCAGGCGTAGTACTGCTGGAAGTACGCAAAGGTTACAGTAAAGCCAAATTAGAAATAAAATCCGAACATCTTAATGCAGGTGCCCGCACACAAGGAGGAGCGATCTTCACGTTAGCAGATCTGGCGCTTGCCGCAGCTGCCAACTCGCACGGCACACTAGCTTTCTCTCTCTCGTCCACTATTACTTTTCTACGTGCCAGCGGACCTGGAGACACTCTCTTTGCCGAAGCACGTGAACGCTATATCGGCCGAAGCACAGGTTGCTATCAGGTAGATATAACAAACCAAAACGGAGAGCTGATTGCTACTTTTGAATCCAGCGTGTTCCGAAAGGATCAGAAAGTGCCTTTCGAAGTTCAGGAATAA
- a CDS encoding LacI family DNA-binding transcriptional regulator: MSSLKKISLKDIAEAAGVSTALVSFVLNGKRKEYRVGEETAQRILKIANDMNYQPNLAAKSLRSGKTKTIGLVVSDISNPFFSQLARVLEDEAAKRNYTVLFGSSDENKDKMNSLVGNLINKGVDGLIIVPCEGSERIIASLVYDNVPIVLFDRYFSDINVSYVALNNFNASYVLTKHLLEVGYNAPCMVAYDVDLIHMKERVRGYKKAMGDVGKKNLINVVFLKQNAPRKSADRLLPKMVDGGVDAFLFATNMISLACLYTIKDMGEGIVGKIGLAGFDGNPAFDFFSVPISYIRQPIDVLAQKALEILIDSMTNGNTVQSVLAEGELVEMIS, translated from the coding sequence ATGTCGTCACTGAAAAAAATATCGCTAAAGGATATTGCTGAAGCTGCAGGCGTTTCAACAGCATTGGTCTCTTTTGTCTTGAATGGCAAAAGAAAGGAATATCGGGTGGGTGAAGAAACTGCCCAACGAATATTGAAGATCGCTAATGATATGAATTATCAGCCGAATCTTGCGGCAAAAAGTCTCCGAAGCGGTAAAACGAAGACGATCGGACTCGTAGTCTCTGATATATCCAACCCCTTTTTCTCCCAGCTGGCGCGTGTGTTGGAGGATGAAGCCGCCAAGCGGAATTACACTGTGCTTTTTGGAAGTTCGGATGAAAACAAGGATAAAATGAATAGTCTTGTTGGTAACCTTATTAATAAAGGTGTAGACGGGTTGATAATAGTTCCTTGTGAGGGTTCGGAAAGAATTATAGCTTCACTCGTATATGATAATGTTCCTATAGTTTTGTTTGATCGTTATTTTTCTGACATTAATGTAAGTTATGTTGCCCTGAATAATTTTAATGCTTCCTATGTTTTAACCAAACATCTTTTAGAAGTTGGCTATAATGCTCCATGTATGGTCGCTTATGATGTTGACCTGATTCACATGAAAGAACGTGTTCGCGGTTATAAAAAAGCTATGGGAGATGTTGGTAAGAAGAACTTGATTAATGTCGTTTTCTTGAAACAAAATGCTCCCAGAAAATCAGCGGACCGTTTGCTTCCTAAGATGGTTGATGGTGGTGTAGATGCTTTTCTTTTCGCTACCAATATGATTTCATTAGCTTGTTTATACACGATAAAAGATATGGGAGAAGGGATTGTTGGCAAAATAGGTTTAGCGGGTTTTGACGGTAATCCGGCATTTGACTTTTTTAGTGTTCCTATATCCTATATCCGGCAGCCTATAGATGTTTTGGCACAAAAAGCACTTGAAATTCTGATAGATAGTATGACTAACGGGAATACTGTGCAATCTGTGCTTGCAGAGGGTGAGCTTGTTGAGATGATTTCTTAG
- a CDS encoding L-fucose isomerase, which translates to MKNSRLIGGKPKIGIRPIIDGRRGGIRESLEGMTMTMAHKVAELYSSVLRHGDGTPVECVIADTTIGGVAEAAMAAEKFRNNGVGVVLSVTPCWCYGFETIDMEGEMPKAIWGFNGTERPGAVYLASALAGHTQKGLPTFGIYGRDVQEVTCTDIPEDVKEKLLRFARAGIAVATMKGKSYLSIGSVSMGIAGSIPNPDFFQEYLGMRNEYVDASEIERRIQLGIYDHDEFEHAMAWTEKYCKSNEGTDFNPPHLVYSREEKDARWEYVVKMTLIFRDMMIGNPKLAEMGFKEESMGHNAIAAGFQGQRQWTDYKPDGDFSEAILNTSFDWNGIREAFIFATENDTLNCTSMLFNHLLTNTAQIFADVRTYWSPNAVERVTGKKLEGKAANGFIHLINSGSCTLDGTGCQTRDGKPVMKPFWEITEEEVETCLAVTKWHPASREYMRGGGYSSQFLTRGEMPVTMCRLNLVKGQGPVLQIAEGWAVNLDEDVFKAINERTDRTWPSTFFAPRLTGKGYFRDVYTVMNNWGANHGAISYGHIGADLITLASMLRIPVCMHNVSEENIFRPSAWAAFGEDMEGSDYRACKNYGPLYK; encoded by the coding sequence ATGAAAAATTCAAGATTAATCGGTGGAAAACCGAAAATTGGCATCCGTCCTATTATCGATGGCCGCCGTGGAGGTATTCGTGAGTCATTGGAAGGTATGACCATGACTATGGCCCATAAAGTAGCTGAACTATACTCTTCTGTTTTACGTCATGGCGACGGTACTCCTGTAGAATGTGTTATTGCAGATACTACTATTGGTGGAGTGGCTGAAGCAGCTATGGCAGCAGAGAAGTTTCGCAATAATGGAGTGGGGGTTGTACTTTCTGTAACTCCTTGTTGGTGTTATGGGTTTGAGACTATTGATATGGAGGGGGAAATGCCCAAAGCTATTTGGGGCTTTAATGGTACAGAACGTCCGGGAGCCGTTTATCTGGCTTCGGCATTAGCGGGACATACACAGAAAGGATTACCTACATTTGGCATTTACGGACGGGATGTACAAGAGGTTACTTGTACAGATATACCGGAAGATGTAAAAGAAAAACTATTGCGTTTTGCCCGTGCAGGTATAGCTGTAGCTACCATGAAAGGTAAATCTTATCTTTCGATAGGTAGTGTATCTATGGGTATTGCAGGGTCTATCCCCAATCCTGATTTTTTTCAGGAATATTTGGGTATGCGTAATGAATATGTGGATGCCAGTGAGATTGAGCGTCGTATTCAATTAGGTATTTATGACCATGATGAGTTTGAACATGCTATGGCCTGGACCGAAAAGTACTGTAAGAGCAATGAAGGAACAGATTTTAATCCGCCCCATTTGGTATATTCGCGTGAAGAAAAAGATGCTCGTTGGGAATATGTGGTGAAAATGACTCTTATCTTCCGCGATATGATGATTGGTAATCCTAAATTGGCGGAAATGGGCTTCAAGGAAGAATCAATGGGGCATAACGCAATTGCTGCGGGATTCCAGGGACAGCGTCAATGGACGGATTATAAGCCTGATGGTGATTTTTCAGAAGCTATATTGAATACTTCTTTTGACTGGAACGGTATTCGCGAAGCATTTATTTTTGCAACGGAAAATGATACGTTGAATTGTACTTCTATGTTATTCAACCATCTGTTGACAAATACAGCACAAATATTTGCAGATGTACGTACTTACTGGAGCCCGAATGCTGTTGAGCGCGTAACAGGTAAGAAATTGGAAGGCAAGGCTGCAAATGGCTTCATTCATCTTATCAACTCCGGTTCTTGCACACTTGACGGAACTGGTTGTCAAACGCGTGATGGCAAACCCGTAATGAAACCTTTCTGGGAAATTACGGAAGAAGAAGTGGAAACTTGTCTTGCTGTAACTAAATGGCATCCGGCTAGTCGTGAATATATGCGTGGGGGTGGTTATTCTTCCCAGTTTCTGACTCGCGGTGAAATGCCTGTGACAATGTGTCGTCTGAATCTTGTAAAGGGGCAGGGACCGGTATTACAGATTGCTGAAGGGTGGGCTGTGAATTTGGATGAAGATGTATTTAAAGCTATCAATGAGCGTACTGATCGTACTTGGCCTTCCACTTTCTTTGCTCCGCGTCTGACCGGCAAGGGATATTTCCGTGATGTATATACTGTTATGAATAACTGGGGGGCCAATCATGGTGCTATTAGTTATGGTCATATCGGTGCCGATTTGATAACTTTGGCTTCTATGCTTCGTATTCCGGTGTGCATGCATAATGTTTCAGAGGAAAATATTTTCCGTCCCAGCGCATGGGCTGCTTTTGGTGAAGATATGGAAGGAAGTGATTACAGAGCTTGCAAGAATTACGGACCTCTCTATAAATAA
- a CDS encoding DUF6786 family protein, with protein MLKSNKLKNILLVGTTTILVSCGGQNEIKMGSYAYDAEFLKKHGIEYTELVSADGNSKVMVIPAWQGRVMTSSASGDEGDSYGWINYRFIDKREISTQFNPVGGEERFWLGPEGGPFSLYFKGGQEQVYDNWVVPAVLDTEPFKVESQNESSIRFVKDTRLTNASGTTFDINIDRVVSLMDTDKVAADFNIQLTNDMKIVAYKSENKITNMGENAWTKETGLISVWMLGCFNPTPTTTVFIPYKQGAEGTIVNDEYFGKIPADRLIKEDGIIYFKIDGLYRSKLGLPASRATNLCGSYDSSKGVLTILWCNLPEVSSTYVNGQWGVQEDPFAGDVINSYNDGPVEDGSIMGPFYEIETSSPGAELVPGASLVHIQKVVHIQGKDEQLAPIVQKLFGADLNIIKAKFQ; from the coding sequence ATGTTGAAATCAAACAAACTGAAAAATATTTTGCTGGTAGGTACAACTACAATACTTGTATCATGCGGCGGACAAAATGAAATAAAGATGGGAAGTTATGCTTATGATGCTGAGTTCTTAAAAAAACATGGCATTGAATATACAGAGTTGGTATCTGCTGATGGAAATTCTAAAGTAATGGTTATACCGGCGTGGCAGGGTCGTGTTATGACTTCCTCGGCTTCTGGTGATGAAGGTGATAGCTATGGTTGGATCAATTATCGTTTTATAGATAAGAGGGAGATTAGTACCCAATTTAATCCGGTGGGTGGTGAAGAGCGTTTCTGGCTTGGTCCTGAAGGTGGCCCGTTCTCACTTTATTTTAAAGGTGGGCAAGAACAGGTTTATGATAATTGGGTAGTTCCTGCTGTGCTTGATACGGAGCCTTTTAAGGTTGAGTCACAAAATGAAAGCAGTATTCGTTTTGTGAAAGATACTCGTTTGACAAATGCTTCCGGTACTACTTTTGATATAAATATTGATCGTGTCGTGTCGTTGATGGATACTGATAAAGTGGCTGCAGATTTTAATATCCAACTTACAAATGATATGAAAATTGTAGCCTATAAAAGTGAGAATAAGATTACCAATATGGGTGAGAATGCGTGGACAAAAGAAACAGGGCTGATATCTGTATGGATGCTCGGTTGTTTTAATCCCACACCGACCACTACTGTATTCATTCCTTATAAGCAGGGGGCGGAAGGAACAATCGTGAATGATGAATATTTCGGTAAGATTCCTGCAGACAGGCTGATAAAGGAAGATGGTATTATTTATTTTAAAATAGACGGACTTTATCGTTCAAAACTGGGATTGCCAGCTTCACGTGCAACGAACTTATGTGGAAGTTATGATTCTTCAAAGGGGGTACTTACTATTCTGTGGTGTAATCTTCCTGAGGTTTCTTCAACTTACGTAAACGGACAGTGGGGAGTTCAGGAAGATCCATTTGCCGGTGATGTAATCAATTCTTATAATGATGGTCCGGTAGAGGACGGCTCTATTATGGGGCCTTTCTATGAGATTGAAACATCTTCTCCCGGTGCTGAATTGGTTCCAGGAGCATCATTGGTTCATATACAGAAAGTCGTTCATATACAAGGTAAGGATGAACAGTTGGCTCCTATTGTACAAAAATTGTTTGGAGCCGACCTGAATATAATTAAGGCAAAGTTTCAATAG